From the Oncorhynchus nerka isolate Pitt River linkage group LG28, Oner_Uvic_2.0, whole genome shotgun sequence genome, one window contains:
- the LOC115112878 gene encoding parvalbumin beta 2: protein MSFAGLNDADVAAALAACAAADSFNHKAFFAKVGLASKSNDDVKKAFYVIDQDKSGFIEEDELKLFLQNFSASARALTDAETKAFLADGDKDGDGMIGVDEFAAMIKG from the exons ATGTCCTTCGCCGGTCTTAACGATGCTGATGTTGCTGCAGCCCTCGCTGCTTGCGCAG CTGCTGACTCCTTCAACCATAAGGCGTTCTTTGCCAAGGTTGGCCTGGCCAGCAAGTCTAACGATGACGTGAAGAAGGCCTTCTACGTCATTGACCAGGACAAGAGTGGCTTCATTGAGGAGGATGAGCTCAA GCTGTTCCTGCAGAACTTCTCTGCTTCTGCCAGAGCCCTGACTGACGCTGAGACCAAGGCTTTCCTGGCTGATGGGGACAAGGATGGTGATGGCATGATTGGAGTTGATG AGTTTGCTGCCATGATCAAAGGATAA